Proteins from one Candidatus Binatia bacterium genomic window:
- a CDS encoding methylated-DNA--[protein]-cysteine S-methyltransferase: MRCRDVEALWDELRGECQASLKETVHTHLRACPSCQDMYEQYEGVAYCLSSLPRPEPSCDLAKKIVQHIGALKGKIHSPIVLSAIATPLGRVYVGFTHHRIAYVSLDAGEPFDDVVARAGHRLRRDVVPGEAPVWLVRALEKFFSTWTVDDAIVDISDLTPFEQAALRAAARIPRGEVRSYAWVATQIGRPRAARAVGRVMARNPLPLLFPCHRVVDSSGELHDYYYGVEMKARLLEMEGYRR, translated from the coding sequence ATGCGTTGTCGTGACGTCGAGGCGTTGTGGGACGAGCTCCGCGGCGAGTGTCAGGCCTCGCTCAAGGAGACCGTCCATACCCACCTGCGCGCCTGTCCCTCGTGCCAGGACATGTACGAACAGTACGAGGGCGTGGCGTATTGCCTCTCCTCTCTGCCCCGCCCCGAGCCGTCCTGCGACCTTGCCAAAAAGATAGTTCAGCACATTGGCGCGCTCAAAGGCAAGATACACTCGCCGATCGTCCTGTCCGCAATCGCGACGCCGCTCGGCCGAGTCTACGTTGGGTTCACGCATCATCGGATCGCGTACGTCAGCCTCGACGCCGGCGAGCCGTTCGACGACGTGGTCGCGCGAGCGGGCCACCGTCTGCGGCGCGACGTCGTTCCGGGCGAGGCACCGGTCTGGCTCGTGCGCGCTCTCGAGAAGTTCTTCAGCACCTGGACCGTCGACGACGCGATCGTGGACATCAGCGACCTGACGCCGTTCGAGCAGGCCGCGCTGCGCGCCGCGGCGCGCATTCCACGCGGCGAGGTGCGCTCGTACGCGTGGGTCGCAACGCAGATCGGTCGGCCGCGTGCCGCGCGCGCCGTCGGCCGCGTGATGGCGCGCAATCCGCTGCCGCTCCTCTTTCCATGCCATCGCGTCGTGGATTCGTCCGGCGAACTCCACGACTACTACTACGGCGTAGAAATGAAGGCTCGTCTTCTCGAAATGGAGGGCTACCGGCGTTAG